In Rutidosis leptorrhynchoides isolate AG116_Rl617_1_P2 chromosome 2, CSIRO_AGI_Rlap_v1, whole genome shotgun sequence, one genomic interval encodes:
- the LOC139893513 gene encoding large ribosomal subunit protein eL33w gives MVKGRQGERVRLYTRGTVLGYKRSKSNQYPNTSLVQIEGVNTKEEVSWYQGKRMAYIYKAKVKRNGSHYRCIWGKITRPHGNTGVVRAKFTTNLPPKSMGARVRVFMYPSNI, from the exons ATGGTGAAAGGACGCCAAGGAGAACGTGTCAG ACTTTACACAAGAGGAACTGTTCTCGGTTACAAGAG GTCAAAGTCAAACCAGTATCCAAACACATCATTGGTTCAAATTGAAGGAGTGAACACAAAGGAAGAAGTATCATGGTACCAAGGGAAACGTATGGCGTATATCTACAAGGCTAAAGTGAAAAGGAATGGATCACATTACAGGTGTATTTGGGGTAAAATTACTAGGCCTCATGGTAACACTGGTGTTGTTAGGGCTAAGTTTACCACTAACCTTCCTCCTAAATCCATG GGAGCTAGAGTTAGGGTGTTCATGTATCCAAGCAACATCTGA